One segment of Ureibacillus thermophilus DNA contains the following:
- the def gene encoding peptide deformylase, whose translation MIREIVKHPAEILTQVCKEVTEINEEIITLLDDMYETMVEYDGMGIAAPQVNVPLRIAIVELGEERTLIEMINPTVIETSGSSVDIEGCLSFPGLYGEVERPSYVKIEAHDRYGQVYQLEAVDYDARCILHEIDHLNGILFDSKITRVYTEEELEEMFEEE comes from the coding sequence ATGATTAGAGAAATCGTAAAACATCCAGCAGAAATCTTAACGCAAGTCTGCAAAGAAGTTACGGAAATCAATGAGGAAATCATCACATTGCTTGACGATATGTACGAAACGATGGTGGAATATGACGGCATGGGCATTGCCGCTCCGCAAGTCAACGTTCCTCTCCGCATCGCGATTGTGGAATTGGGAGAAGAGCGGACGTTGATTGAAATGATCAATCCGACGGTGATTGAAACATCCGGTTCATCTGTGGATATTGAAGGTTGTTTAAGCTTCCCGGGGCTTTATGGAGAAGTGGAAAGACCATCTTACGTGAAAATTGAAGCCCATGACCGATACGGGCAAGTGTATCAATTAGAAGCGGTGGATTATGATGCCCGTTGTATTTTACATGAAATTGACCATTTAAATGGAATCTTATTTGATTCGAAAATTACGCGGGTTTATACAGAAGAAGAATTGGAAGAAATGTTTGAGGAGGAATAA
- the priA gene encoding primosomal protein N' codes for MKIAEVIVDVSAYPVDRPFDYSIPEALEELIECGCRVQVPFGNRNILGFVVAIKNETEVPLDKLKPISTLLDIEPVLTGEMLELAKWMKRETIAYEIDCLQAMIPSALRAKYEKMVLLETDVENLEEALKPFFQHSTKVPYKEFEKHNLLIPLKKGLREKHLSIENVVKQKGQIKEIRKVKISEDHKQLQKIHDNLSNRAKKQKQMLLWMQQHAGAIIEPEEIYKETESSPQVLHAVMELGAAQFVFEEVYRNPFKKEVEKTDFLTLTDEQEKALKAVVNAMDSHLPETFLLHGVTGSGKTEIYLQAIQHCIQQGKEAIVLVPEISLTPQMTNRFRSRFGEQVAVMHSGLSVGEKYDEWRKVHEKKVKVVVGARSAVFAPFENVGLIILDEEHESSYKQEDSPRYHARDVAIWRSKYHQCPVILGSATPSLESYARARKNVYKLLALKERAMKQPLPKVEIVDMREELKKGNRSMFSEKLVEGIKSRLEKKEQTVLFLNRRGYSSFVLCRDCGTVMQCENCDISLTYHRYNERLKCHYCGFEQPVPTICPECGSDHIRYFGTGTQKVEEELTKLFPEARVLRMDVDTTKRKGSHEAILEDFGAGKADILLGTQMIAKGLDFPNITLVGVLSADTSLHLPDFRSAERTFQLLTQVSGRAGRAEKPGEVIIQTYTPEHYAIQFAKEQLYEPFYEREMMMRHAADYPPYYYIALVQVSHEDLLVAADYAKKCADYLRSNLSFNASIIGPTTAGIVRLQNRYRYQCLIKYKIEPNLIPTFLQLMKIYRTEWIKKGIVLTIDINPSLI; via the coding sequence ATGAAAATTGCAGAAGTAATTGTTGACGTATCCGCCTATCCGGTTGACCGTCCTTTTGATTATTCCATTCCAGAAGCGTTAGAGGAACTTATTGAATGCGGATGCCGGGTGCAAGTACCTTTTGGGAACCGCAACATTTTAGGGTTTGTTGTGGCCATTAAAAATGAAACGGAAGTGCCTCTTGATAAATTAAAACCCATTTCCACATTGCTCGATATTGAACCGGTATTGACGGGCGAAATGCTGGAACTAGCGAAATGGATGAAACGGGAAACCATCGCCTATGAAATTGATTGCCTGCAAGCAATGATTCCATCGGCGCTTAGGGCAAAATACGAAAAAATGGTGTTGCTTGAGACGGATGTGGAGAATTTGGAGGAAGCACTAAAACCTTTTTTTCAACACTCAACAAAAGTGCCTTATAAAGAATTTGAGAAACATAATTTGCTCATCCCTCTCAAAAAAGGGCTAAGAGAGAAGCACTTATCCATTGAAAACGTCGTCAAGCAAAAGGGGCAAATTAAAGAAATTCGCAAAGTAAAAATTTCAGAGGATCATAAGCAGCTTCAAAAGATTCATGATAACTTATCCAATCGAGCAAAAAAACAAAAACAAATGCTCCTTTGGATGCAGCAGCACGCGGGGGCTATCATAGAACCAGAAGAGATTTATAAAGAGACCGAAAGTTCGCCGCAAGTGCTGCATGCAGTGATGGAGCTGGGGGCAGCACAATTTGTTTTTGAAGAAGTGTATCGGAATCCATTTAAAAAAGAAGTTGAAAAAACCGATTTTTTAACATTGACCGATGAGCAGGAAAAAGCATTGAAAGCGGTTGTCAATGCGATGGACAGCCATTTGCCGGAAACTTTTTTATTACATGGCGTAACAGGAAGCGGAAAAACAGAAATTTATCTCCAAGCCATCCAACATTGCATCCAGCAAGGAAAAGAAGCCATTGTGCTTGTGCCGGAGATTTCCCTTACCCCTCAAATGACGAACCGCTTCCGTTCAAGATTCGGAGAGCAGGTTGCTGTGATGCACAGCGGCCTTTCCGTTGGCGAAAAATATGACGAGTGGCGGAAAGTTCACGAGAAAAAGGTGAAAGTTGTTGTCGGGGCTCGTTCTGCTGTTTTCGCCCCATTTGAAAACGTAGGGCTCATTATATTAGATGAGGAGCATGAATCTTCATATAAACAGGAGGATTCACCAAGGTACCATGCAAGAGATGTAGCGATTTGGAGAAGCAAATATCATCAATGCCCCGTTATTTTAGGAAGCGCTACGCCAAGTTTAGAATCTTATGCCCGGGCAAGAAAAAATGTTTATAAACTGCTGGCGTTAAAAGAGCGGGCCATGAAGCAGCCCCTGCCGAAAGTGGAAATTGTTGATATGCGGGAAGAATTGAAAAAAGGAAACCGTTCCATGTTTTCGGAAAAATTAGTTGAAGGCATAAAAAGCCGATTGGAAAAGAAAGAACAAACCGTCTTGTTCTTAAATCGGCGGGGTTATTCTTCCTTTGTGTTATGCCGGGATTGTGGAACGGTGATGCAATGCGAAAATTGTGATATTTCCTTAACGTACCACCGATATAATGAGCGATTAAAATGCCATTATTGCGGTTTTGAACAGCCTGTGCCAACCATTTGTCCGGAGTGCGGCAGCGACCATATCCGCTATTTTGGGACAGGGACGCAAAAAGTGGAAGAGGAATTGACGAAACTTTTTCCGGAGGCGCGCGTACTTCGCATGGATGTAGATACGACGAAGCGGAAAGGTTCCCACGAAGCGATTTTAGAAGATTTTGGAGCGGGTAAAGCCGATATATTGCTTGGAACGCAAATGATAGCGAAGGGATTGGATTTTCCGAACATCACTTTAGTCGGCGTGTTAAGTGCGGACACGTCTTTGCATTTGCCGGATTTTCGTTCTGCTGAGCGCACGTTCCAGCTGTTGACACAGGTAAGCGGCAGAGCGGGAAGGGCGGAAAAGCCGGGCGAGGTGATTATCCAAACTTATACCCCTGAACATTATGCTATTCAATTTGCAAAAGAGCAGCTATATGAACCCTTTTATGAAAGAGAAATGATGATGCGCCACGCTGCAGATTACCCGCCCTATTATTATATTGCCTTAGTTCAGGTATCCCATGAAGATTTGTTGGTTGCAGCAGATTACGCAAAAAAATGCGCCGACTATCTTCGCTCCAATCTTTCTTTCAACGCTTCGATTATTGGTCCGACGACAGCCGGCATCGTTCGCCTGCAAAATAGATATCGGTATCAATGTCTGATAAAATACAAAATAGAACCAAATTTAATTCCAACATTTTTACAATTAATGAAAATATATCGAACAGAATGGATTAAAAAGGGAATTGTTTTAACAATCGATATAAATCCATCCTTGATTTAG
- the rpoZ gene encoding DNA-directed RNA polymerase subunit omega: MLYPSIDLLKEKVDSKYSLVSLAAKRARQIQEMGELKLSKYKSLKPVGMALEEVAAGALQMEIPEKNKVYSDEQ; encoded by the coding sequence ATGTTATATCCATCTATTGATTTACTAAAAGAAAAAGTGGATTCTAAATATTCATTAGTGAGCCTTGCAGCAAAACGCGCCCGTCAAATTCAAGAAATGGGAGAATTAAAATTAAGCAAATATAAATCATTAAAGCCTGTTGGGATGGCGTTGGAAGAAGTGGCTGCAGGCGCACTTCAAATGGAAATTCCTGAAAAAAATAAAGTTTATTCTGATGAACAATAA
- the rsmB gene encoding 16S rRNA (cytosine(967)-C(5))-methyltransferase RsmB — protein MRKKKENVIWNGNVRDAALSILLAVDNHQAYSNLLLNQTINKYEIKTKDRALLTELTYGTLQYKYTLDYFLDPFIRGKIDTWVRWLLRLSVYQMVYLSKIPEHAIVNEAVEIAKRRGHKGIASMVNGILRSILRMGIPSLEKIKDSIERISIETSHPRWIVEILVDSYGLETTVEMLKANNLPPRQTVRVNTLKATVKEAIELLSEEGIEAEKSKIIPQCLVLLNGQASRTKAFQNGIITIQDESSMMPAIVLNPKPGERVLDMCAAPGGKTTHMAEIMNNKGQILATDIHPHKLALIEENCERLGINIVQTAPIDGRKAAATMQPESFEAILVDAPCSGLGVIRRKPDIKYTKRKEDFDRLQEIQLELLNNAVPLLKRGGRLVYSTCTVSKKENEETVEAFLASHPEMKLAKIEHLPEILLEKQQDGMLQVFPQDFGSDGFFVALFEKVK, from the coding sequence ATGAGGAAGAAGAAAGAAAATGTCATATGGAATGGGAATGTGAGAGATGCAGCCCTTAGTATTTTGCTTGCTGTTGACAATCACCAAGCCTATTCCAATCTATTATTAAATCAAACCATCAATAAATATGAAATTAAAACAAAAGATCGGGCTTTACTCACAGAATTAACGTACGGAACGTTGCAATATAAATATACATTGGATTATTTTTTGGATCCTTTTATCCGAGGAAAGATCGATACTTGGGTTCGATGGCTTCTTAGATTATCCGTTTATCAAATGGTTTATTTATCCAAAATCCCTGAACATGCCATCGTAAATGAAGCGGTGGAAATTGCCAAAAGAAGAGGGCATAAAGGAATCGCTTCAATGGTAAATGGGATTTTGCGCTCGATTTTGCGGATGGGCATTCCTTCTCTTGAGAAAATCAAAGATTCCATTGAGCGCATCTCCATTGAAACGAGCCACCCACGATGGATAGTGGAAATATTGGTCGACTCATACGGACTTGAAACAACCGTTGAAATGTTAAAAGCCAATAATTTACCGCCAAGACAAACTGTTCGTGTAAATACTTTAAAAGCGACAGTGAAAGAAGCAATCGAACTGCTTTCCGAAGAAGGTATCGAAGCAGAGAAAAGCAAAATAATTCCGCAATGTTTAGTTCTTTTAAACGGACAAGCCTCAAGAACAAAAGCCTTTCAAAATGGTATTATCACCATTCAAGATGAAAGTTCCATGATGCCGGCAATTGTTTTAAATCCAAAGCCTGGAGAAAGAGTATTGGATATGTGTGCTGCCCCTGGAGGCAAAACAACCCATATGGCGGAAATTATGAATAATAAAGGGCAGATTCTTGCAACGGATATCCACCCTCATAAATTAGCTTTAATTGAAGAAAACTGTGAGCGGCTTGGCATCAACATCGTACAAACGGCTCCAATCGATGGAAGGAAAGCAGCGGCAACCATGCAGCCGGAATCTTTTGAAGCCATTCTTGTAGATGCCCCTTGTTCCGGCCTAGGCGTGATTCGCCGAAAACCGGATATCAAATATACGAAGCGGAAAGAGGATTTTGACCGCTTGCAGGAAATTCAATTGGAATTGTTAAATAATGCTGTCCCTTTGTTGAAGCGGGGGGGAAGACTTGTTTACAGCACTTGCACAGTTAGCAAAAAAGAAAATGAGGAAACAGTTGAAGCCTTTCTTGCGTCACATCCAGAAATGAAACTGGCGAAAATAGAACATTTGCCAGAGATACTTCTTGAAAAACAACAGGATGGTATGTTGCAAGTCTTTCCGCAAGACTTTGGAAGCGACGGTTTCTTTGTCGCTTTATTTGAAAAAGTTAAGTAA
- the rlmN gene encoding 23S rRNA (adenine(2503)-C(2))-methyltransferase RlmN — MDNNIFNERINELVEQAEKPQKRKKKEKPNVKESIYSFTLDELKEWLKEQGEKPFRAAQIYDWLYNKRVKTFEEMTNLPKPLREKLKEQFVFTTLSTIVKQESKDGTIKFLFQLQDNYSIETVLMRHDYGNSVCVTTQVGCRIGCTFCASTLGGLKRHLLPGEIVEQVVKVQQALDEEGERVSHVVVMGIGEPFDNYDALMKFLTVINHEKGLNIGARHITVSTSGIIPKIYQFADEGLQINFALSLHAPNQELRERLMPIARAYKLDKLLEAIRYYTKKTGRRVTFEYGLFGGVNDTVEHAEELAKLIKDIKCHVNLIPVNYVPERNYVRTPRNQIFAFEKALKKNGINVTIRREHGSDIDAACGQLRAKERVHETR; from the coding sequence ATGGATAACAATATTTTTAATGAACGCATCAATGAGTTGGTTGAACAGGCAGAGAAGCCGCAGAAACGAAAGAAAAAAGAAAAGCCTAATGTGAAAGAATCCATTTATTCTTTCACATTGGATGAATTAAAAGAATGGCTGAAAGAACAGGGGGAAAAACCGTTCCGCGCTGCACAAATTTATGACTGGCTTTACAATAAGCGGGTCAAAACCTTCGAGGAAATGACCAATTTACCAAAGCCGCTTCGAGAAAAATTAAAGGAGCAATTTGTATTCACAACCCTTTCAACTATTGTGAAGCAAGAATCAAAGGACGGAACGATTAAATTCCTATTCCAATTGCAAGACAACTATTCGATAGAAACTGTCTTAATGCGCCATGATTATGGCAATTCCGTCTGCGTCACAACGCAAGTAGGATGCAGAATCGGCTGTACCTTCTGCGCTTCTACATTGGGCGGTTTAAAAAGACATTTGTTGCCTGGAGAGATCGTTGAGCAAGTAGTTAAAGTGCAGCAAGCGCTGGATGAAGAGGGAGAAAGGGTCTCCCATGTAGTGGTCATGGGAATTGGTGAACCATTCGACAATTATGATGCACTGATGAAATTTTTAACGGTAATCAACCATGAAAAGGGATTAAATATTGGAGCGCGCCATATTACAGTTTCGACTTCCGGCATCATTCCAAAAATCTATCAATTTGCCGATGAAGGGCTTCAAATTAATTTCGCCTTATCTTTACATGCGCCAAACCAAGAATTGCGTGAACGTTTGATGCCGATTGCCCGAGCTTATAAATTGGACAAATTGCTCGAAGCCATTCGTTACTATACGAAAAAAACGGGCAGGCGTGTAACTTTTGAATACGGATTATTCGGCGGTGTGAACGATACGGTGGAACATGCGGAAGAATTGGCGAAGCTTATCAAAGACATTAAATGCCATGTCAACTTAATTCCAGTCAACTATGTGCCGGAGCGGAACTATGTACGGACACCGAGAAATCAAATTTTTGCTTTTGAAAAAGCGTTGAAAAAGAATGGCATCAATGTAACCATTCGAAGAGAACATGGTTCAGACATTGATGCTGCATGTGGACAGTTGCGGGCGAAAGAGAGAGTTCACGAGACGAGGTGA
- the gmk gene encoding guanylate kinase translates to MEKDRGLLIVLSGPSGVGKGTVRKELFKQPNTNYEYSISITTRKPREGEVDGVDYFFRTREEFEKLIEEGKLLEYAEFVGNYYGTPLDYVNETLDAGRDVFLEIEVQGAAQIREKMPEALFIFLAPPSLSELERRLIERGTESEEIIKKRIETAKEELEMMKLYDYVVENDEIQKACEKINAIIMAEHCRRDRVEKRYLSMLKGE, encoded by the coding sequence ATGGAAAAAGATCGCGGATTATTAATAGTTCTTTCCGGTCCTTCTGGTGTGGGAAAAGGAACAGTGAGAAAAGAGCTATTTAAGCAGCCAAATACCAATTATGAATATTCCATCTCCATTACCACACGGAAACCGCGGGAGGGAGAAGTAGATGGCGTCGATTATTTTTTTAGGACAAGAGAAGAATTTGAAAAATTAATTGAAGAAGGGAAATTGCTAGAATATGCGGAGTTTGTTGGCAATTATTACGGCACTCCCCTCGATTACGTCAATGAAACATTGGATGCTGGCCGTGATGTCTTTTTAGAAATCGAAGTTCAAGGTGCGGCTCAAATTCGTGAAAAAATGCCTGAAGCGCTGTTCATCTTTTTAGCGCCTCCAAGTTTATCGGAGTTGGAAAGACGATTAATAGAACGCGGTACAGAGTCGGAAGAAATCATCAAAAAGCGAATTGAAACAGCAAAAGAAGAACTGGAAATGATGAAATTGTATGATTATGTTGTAGAAAATGATGAAATTCAAAAAGCTTGTGAAAAAATCAATGCGATTATCATGGCGGAACATTGCCGCCGCGACCGCGTAGAAAAAAGATATTTATCGATGTTGAAAGGAGAATGA
- a CDS encoding Rqc2 family fibronectin-binding protein: MAFDGLFTVAIINELKKLETGRISKVHQPNALEVVLHIRAMGKNEKLLFSIHPSYARVHITKESIDNPQEPPMFCMLLRKHIEGGIITRIENDGFERVITFHIESKNEIGDPVSRKLIIEIMGRHSNLILVDETNKIIDGLKHLPPSVNSYRTVLPGFEYVQPPMQEKVNPQNVSDEEIEQFFSADRTPQEVVEHFAGFSPFHANELLHRMKDGNVSQVFRDFIGEIITSDKPTYLEADGKPYFSPTMITHLSGRITHYEDLSSLLDRVFYARAERDRVKQQAGDLERFILNEINKLKTKLKKLHNDLEQASKLDQYQLFGELLMANLYQFEKGMKEVRVINYYNNEEITIPLDERKTPVENAQSYYTKYNKAKNALIRVKEQIDKTNEEIEYFEMLLNQVNQASPTDIEEIREELVEQGYLKKRTNKQKNKPAKPAPEKFVSSTGIPISVGKNNKQNDYLTFKIAKKSDIWLHTKDIPGSHVVIHSSEPDDTTLKEAAILSAYFSKARNSSSVPVDYTQIRHVKKPSGAKPGFVIYFEQKTLYVTPDEEVVLKLKQKE, from the coding sequence ATGGCATTTGATGGATTATTTACTGTAGCAATCATCAATGAACTGAAAAAACTTGAAACCGGAAGAATCTCAAAAGTTCATCAACCAAATGCGCTGGAAGTGGTACTGCATATCCGGGCAATGGGCAAAAATGAAAAGCTTTTGTTTTCCATCCATCCTTCCTACGCTCGGGTTCACATAACAAAAGAATCGATCGATAATCCACAAGAGCCGCCGATGTTTTGCATGCTCCTTCGAAAGCATATTGAAGGGGGCATTATTACACGGATTGAAAATGATGGGTTTGAACGGGTGATTACCTTTCATATTGAAAGCAAAAACGAAATCGGCGATCCGGTCTCTAGGAAACTAATCATTGAAATTATGGGGAGACACAGCAATTTAATATTAGTAGATGAAACGAATAAAATCATTGACGGGCTCAAGCATTTGCCGCCTTCTGTCAATAGTTATCGTACGGTTCTTCCGGGATTTGAGTACGTCCAGCCTCCTATGCAGGAAAAAGTGAATCCACAAAATGTTTCGGATGAAGAAATTGAACAATTTTTCTCAGCAGACAGAACACCGCAGGAAGTGGTGGAGCATTTTGCCGGATTCTCGCCTTTCCACGCAAACGAATTATTGCACCGGATGAAAGACGGAAATGTATCCCAAGTTTTCCGCGACTTTATTGGCGAAATCATAACGAGCGACAAGCCAACTTATTTAGAAGCAGATGGAAAGCCTTATTTTTCGCCAACCATGATTACACATTTATCTGGGCGAATTACCCATTATGAAGATTTAAGTTCCCTTCTCGATCGGGTATTTTATGCACGAGCTGAAAGGGACCGGGTGAAACAGCAAGCCGGCGATTTGGAGCGCTTCATCCTAAATGAAATCAATAAGCTAAAAACGAAATTGAAAAAATTACATAATGATTTGGAGCAGGCATCAAAACTCGACCAATATCAATTATTCGGCGAATTGCTAATGGCCAATTTGTATCAATTTGAAAAAGGCATGAAGGAAGTAAGGGTCATCAATTACTATAATAATGAAGAAATCACCATTCCATTGGATGAAAGAAAGACGCCTGTTGAAAACGCCCAAAGCTACTATACGAAATACAATAAAGCCAAAAATGCCCTCATTCGGGTGAAGGAACAAATCGACAAAACGAATGAGGAAATTGAATATTTTGAAATGCTATTAAACCAAGTCAACCAAGCAAGCCCGACAGATATTGAAGAAATCCGAGAAGAACTTGTGGAACAAGGATATTTGAAAAAAAGAACTAATAAACAAAAAAATAAACCGGCAAAACCTGCTCCTGAAAAGTTTGTATCATCCACCGGAATCCCGATTTCCGTCGGCAAAAACAACAAACAAAACGACTATTTAACTTTTAAGATTGCCAAAAAATCCGATATTTGGCTTCATACAAAAGACATTCCTGGCTCTCATGTCGTGATTCATTCCAGCGAACCCGATGATACGACTTTAAAAGAAGCGGCGATATTAAGCGCATATTTCAGCAAAGCCAGAAACTCTTCTTCCGTTCCCGTTGACTACACCCAAATCCGCCATGTGAAGAAACCAAGCGGAGCAAAACCGGGCTTTGTCATTTATTTCGAACAAAAAACCCTCTACGTCACACCGGATGAAGAAGTGGTATTAAAGCTGAAGCAAAAAGAATAG
- the fmt gene encoding methionyl-tRNA formyltransferase, protein MTKIVFMGTPDFSVPILRMLHEEGYEILAVVTQPDRPVGRKRVLTPPPVKEEALRLGLKVLQPEKLKGSEELEEILRLNPDLVVTAAFGQILPKELLDAPRLGCINVHASLLPKYRGGAPIHQAIMDGEEKTGVTIMYMAEKLDAGDIISQREIPIEEMDHTGILFEKLSLLGRDLLKDTLPSIIAGTNARIPQDESKATFAHNITREQERIDWSKSAREIYNQVRGLHPWPVAYTTYKGENMKIWWAKIGDSNAKGQPGEVVKIAKNYFEVATGEGTLAILELQPAGKKRMSAEDFLRGVGSKLQIGEVFE, encoded by the coding sequence ATGACAAAAATCGTCTTTATGGGAACTCCTGATTTTTCAGTGCCGATTTTGCGAATGCTACATGAAGAAGGCTACGAAATTTTAGCGGTGGTAACCCAACCGGACCGCCCTGTTGGACGAAAACGGGTTCTTACTCCTCCTCCTGTTAAAGAAGAAGCCCTTCGTTTAGGGTTAAAAGTGCTTCAACCAGAAAAATTAAAAGGCTCTGAAGAATTGGAAGAAATTTTGCGTTTAAATCCGGATTTAGTTGTAACCGCAGCATTTGGACAAATTTTGCCTAAAGAATTATTGGATGCCCCTCGGTTAGGATGCATCAATGTTCATGCATCCCTTCTTCCAAAATATCGAGGCGGTGCGCCAATCCATCAAGCGATTATGGATGGGGAAGAGAAAACGGGCGTAACGATTATGTATATGGCTGAAAAATTAGATGCAGGGGATATTATTTCCCAAAGAGAAATTCCGATTGAAGAAATGGATCATACAGGTATTTTGTTTGAAAAATTGAGCCTTTTAGGAAGAGACTTATTGAAGGACACTTTACCAAGCATTATTGCCGGAACAAATGCCCGTATTCCGCAGGATGAAAGCAAAGCCACTTTTGCCCACAATATTACAAGGGAACAAGAGCGCATTGATTGGTCCAAAAGCGCTCGGGAAATTTATAATCAAGTGCGCGGACTGCATCCTTGGCCAGTTGCTTATACCACTTATAAAGGAGAAAATATGAAAATATGGTGGGCGAAAATTGGGGATTCCAATGCGAAAGGCCAGCCGGGAGAAGTGGTGAAAATAGCAAAAAACTATTTTGAAGTTGCAACAGGGGAAGGAACCCTTGCAATTCTTGAGTTACAACCTGCAGGGAAAAAACGCATGTCAGCAGAAGACTTTTTGCGCGGCGTAGGTTCAAAATTGCAGATTGGAGAAGTATTTGAATGA
- the pyrE gene encoding orotate phosphoribosyltransferase has product MAIEKEIAHIMLKVGAVELNPTDLFTWASGIKSPIYCDTRLTISYPEARKQIANGLAEKIKEHFPETEVVAGTATAGIPHAAWVSDLLQLPMVYVRSKPKDHGRGNQIEGKIEPGQKVVVVEDIISTGGSSLTAVEALREAGCEVVGVVCVYTYNLPKAEETFEKAGVKYVSLTNFDYLIEAAKETGAIKSEDIPFLKNWHEDLKAGRLK; this is encoded by the coding sequence ATGGCGATCGAAAAAGAAATTGCCCATATCATGTTAAAAGTGGGGGCTGTCGAATTGAACCCGACGGATTTATTCACATGGGCAAGTGGAATTAAATCCCCAATCTATTGCGATACACGGCTTACAATTTCGTATCCAGAAGCAAGAAAACAAATTGCAAATGGATTGGCAGAGAAAATCAAAGAACATTTCCCTGAAACGGAAGTGGTTGCAGGAACAGCCACAGCCGGCATACCCCATGCGGCATGGGTGAGCGACCTGTTGCAGCTGCCGATGGTGTACGTGCGTTCCAAACCAAAAGATCATGGCCGCGGCAATCAAATCGAAGGAAAAATTGAGCCGGGGCAAAAAGTGGTTGTGGTGGAAGATATCATTTCCACTGGCGGTTCATCCTTGACTGCGGTTGAAGCGCTGAGAGAAGCAGGTTGCGAAGTGGTTGGGGTTGTATGTGTTTATACATACAATTTGCCAAAAGCGGAAGAGACATTTGAAAAAGCCGGTGTGAAATATGTAAGCCTAACAAACTTCGATTATTTGATTGAAGCCGCAAAGGAAACCGGCGCAATCAAATCGGAAGATATCCCGTTCCTAAAAAATTGGCATGAAGATTTGAAAGCGGGCAGATTAAAATAA
- a CDS encoding YicC/YloC family endoribonuclease, whose amino-acid sequence MVRSMTGFGRGVTTTNEYQLTVEIRSVNHRFLEIYTKFPKEWLELELVAKKIIAEYAKRGKFDCLINLKLTGEEVKDFKINWPLIEVYKNAKNELRQIIPIDETYSMQEVLSLEGALVYEKKELTPDEIAANLEMAIREAMEKLVEMREQEGQELKQVLLQFNEELKNQVKFIREHSQDAVKKYREKLTERLAEIVNVEELEDRILAEVALFADRIDISEELDRLESHFHQLEKTLEEPHSIGRKLDFLMQEMLREINTIGSKNQSVIISPVVVQSKTILEKMREQVQNIE is encoded by the coding sequence TTGGTGCGTAGTATGACTGGTTTTGGCAGAGGTGTCACAACCACGAATGAATATCAATTGACCGTGGAAATTCGCTCGGTCAACCATCGCTTTTTGGAGATTTATACAAAATTCCCGAAAGAATGGCTAGAGTTAGAGCTCGTTGCGAAAAAAATTATAGCCGAGTACGCGAAACGCGGGAAATTTGATTGTTTAATTAACTTAAAATTAACGGGCGAAGAAGTGAAAGATTTTAAAATTAACTGGCCTTTAATTGAAGTGTATAAAAATGCCAAAAATGAACTTCGCCAAATCATTCCAATCGATGAAACTTACTCCATGCAGGAAGTGTTATCTTTAGAAGGGGCGCTTGTTTATGAAAAAAAAGAGTTGACCCCAGATGAGATTGCTGCCAATCTGGAAATGGCGATTCGTGAAGCGATGGAAAAATTAGTCGAAATGCGTGAGCAGGAAGGGCAAGAATTAAAACAAGTATTGCTTCAATTTAACGAAGAGTTAAAAAATCAAGTAAAATTTATTCGCGAACATTCACAAGATGCAGTAAAAAAATACCGTGAAAAATTAACGGAGAGATTAGCTGAAATTGTGAATGTGGAAGAATTGGAAGATCGAATTCTTGCAGAAGTTGCCCTTTTTGCTGATCGAATAGATATATCAGAAGAATTGGATCGATTAGAAAGCCACTTCCACCAATTGGAAAAAACGTTGGAAGAGCCTCATTCCATCGGTCGAAAATTAGATTTTTTGATGCAGGAAATGTTGAGAGAAATCAATACGATTGGATCGAAAAATCAATCAGTGATTATTTCGCCTGTAGTTGTTCAATCCAAAACAATTCTAGAAAAAATGAGAGAACAAGTTCAAAATATTGAATAA